In Arthrobacter ramosus, one DNA window encodes the following:
- a CDS encoding IclR family transcriptional regulator domain-containing protein yields the protein MTDAAVAGVPQAGAPQASDQYVQSLARGLSVIRAFDAANPVMTLSEVAARTNLTRATARRFLHTLVELGYVRTDGKTFALTAMVLQLGYSYLSALSLPQLAQPHLEELSLKLGESTSAAVLDGADIFYVARVTTRRIMTVGISVGTRFPAYATSMGRVLLAGLPQQKLDEYLSSVEFKALTPRTITSREELVAELDRVRRQDWCVLDQELELGLMSVAAPVRNAAGKVVAAVNVSLQAQNVAAQPDPRAYIESIREEIVHTAGLISADIAARH from the coding sequence ATGACCGACGCAGCAGTAGCCGGGGTGCCGCAGGCAGGTGCTCCCCAAGCGAGTGACCAGTATGTGCAATCGCTGGCACGCGGATTGTCCGTGATCCGTGCTTTCGACGCGGCCAACCCCGTCATGACGCTCAGCGAGGTGGCGGCACGCACCAACCTGACGCGTGCCACGGCCCGTCGGTTCCTGCATACCCTGGTGGAGCTGGGGTATGTCCGCACGGACGGTAAGACCTTCGCGCTCACGGCGATGGTGCTGCAGCTTGGCTATTCGTATTTGTCGGCGTTGTCCTTGCCCCAGCTTGCGCAGCCGCACCTTGAGGAGCTCTCCCTGAAACTGGGGGAGTCGACGTCGGCCGCAGTGCTGGATGGCGCGGACATCTTCTACGTGGCCCGCGTGACCACACGGCGGATCATGACGGTCGGCATCTCGGTGGGCACCCGCTTCCCCGCCTACGCCACGTCCATGGGTAGGGTGCTCCTGGCCGGCCTGCCGCAGCAGAAACTGGACGAGTACCTGTCTTCGGTGGAGTTCAAGGCCCTGACGCCACGGACCATCACCTCGCGCGAAGAGCTGGTGGCCGAGCTGGACCGGGTGCGCAGGCAGGACTGGTGCGTCTTGGACCAGGAGCTTGAACTCGGGCTTATGTCCGTTGCAGCGCCCGTCCGCAACGCTGCCGGCAAGGTGGTGGCCGCCGTCAACGTCTCGCTCCAGGCTCAAAATGTCGCCGCGCAGCCTGATCCGCGAGCCTATATCGAGTCGATCCGGGAAGAAATCGTGCACACTGCAGGGCTGATTTCGGCGGATATTGCTGCCAGGCACTGA
- a CDS encoding RCC1 domain-containing protein: MSFEDFMVSLRARLRRGATGVAAVLGVLLMLSGLAAPGAGAAGTGGSATAPVAVVGTSARPTAAGAFIPISPARLLDTRTSTPVGPDGTVSFQVGGVNGIPASVSTVVFNLTVTSPQSFGFITAYASGATRPNSSNVNFAAGQTVPNSVTVPVGGDGKVTLFNRSSGSTQLIADVAGYYLAGTPTVPGAFVPIAPARLLDTRGSTPAGPDGTVSFQVGGVGGIPAMVSAVSFNLTVANPTSFGFITAYASGTTRPNSSNINFATDQTVPNSVTVPVGVDGKVILFNRSSGSTQLIADVAGYFLAGTPSAPGAFVPVTPARLLDTRSSAPAGPDGTVSFRVGGVGGIPPNVAAAVFNLTVTGPQSFGFITAYASGSIRPNASNVNFASGQTVPSSVTVPVGADGKVTLFNRSDGATQLIADVAGYYLPSASSSSAVTWGNNQSSQLGNGTTPYLASPAGVAGLSGVKSFAGDGSTSYALLADGTVRAWGSNQSGQLGNGTTNDSSTPVQVQGLTGVTSIAINGRTAYALLGDGTVRAWGESSSGQLGGGITFSSTPLQVQGLTGVTAVTATYYGAYALLNDGTVRAWGSNFVGQLGNGTTGSGSSTPVQVVGLTGVAAVIASDFSAYALLSDGTVRTWGDNSSGQLGSGTSANSSNTPVQVQGLSGVTSIVANNYNAYALVADRTVRSWGANGSGQLGNGTTSESYTPVRVQGISNVSSMAAGKGSAYAVLGDGTARAWGLNQSGQLGNGTTTNSTTAVQLSGLTAAASITADKGDSNNPVAYAVLRDGTVRAWGVNPTGQLGNGATANSNVPTQVTGLTGLAGAASISAARGTAFAVLADGTIRAWGDNYNHQLGVTGTTSFSSVPLGITGLSGVVMGAQSPGTKYAALINGTVWAWGGNSFGQLGNGTTTDSSVPVQVSGLSGVVSITASGGTAYALLGNGTVWAWGDNSSGQLGNATTSNSSIPVQVLGVAKASSITANGDSAYAVLNDGTVRAWGSNQSGQLGNGTNAVSNTPVQVSGLAGVSAITASYGTAYALLTDGTVRAWGYNGYGQLGNGTNANGNTPVQVQGLTGAVSLTANGGTAYAVVGNGTVFAWGFGAYGELGNGTANSSTPVQVQGLTAVTSVTASEISAYAVLSDGTVRAWGANWYGQLGNGTATDSRTPVQVQGLTGVSSMACNLHDAFAVLNDGTVRAWGDNLQGQLGNSTTSSGNIPVQVQGLTGVTSLWL; this comes from the coding sequence ATGTCTTTCGAGGATTTCATGGTGTCTTTGCGTGCGCGGCTAAGGCGGGGTGCCACCGGCGTGGCTGCGGTATTGGGCGTCCTGCTTATGTTGTCCGGTCTTGCGGCTCCCGGCGCCGGGGCTGCCGGTACAGGCGGTTCCGCGACAGCACCGGTCGCTGTCGTGGGGACCTCGGCGAGGCCGACGGCGGCCGGCGCCTTCATTCCGATCTCACCCGCACGGCTCCTGGACACCCGCACCAGCACGCCCGTGGGCCCGGACGGGACCGTATCCTTCCAGGTCGGCGGGGTCAACGGGATCCCGGCCTCGGTTTCGACGGTGGTCTTCAATCTCACCGTCACCAGCCCGCAGTCCTTCGGATTCATCACCGCCTACGCCTCCGGAGCTACACGGCCGAACTCCTCCAACGTGAACTTCGCCGCCGGCCAGACAGTGCCGAACTCCGTGACAGTACCGGTCGGCGGCGACGGCAAAGTCACCCTCTTCAACCGCTCCTCCGGCAGCACCCAGCTGATCGCCGACGTCGCCGGCTACTACCTGGCTGGGACGCCGACCGTACCCGGCGCCTTCGTCCCGATAGCCCCCGCCAGGTTGCTGGACACCCGCGGCAGCACGCCCGCAGGCCCCGACGGGACGGTGTCTTTCCAGGTGGGAGGCGTGGGTGGGATTCCGGCTATGGTCTCCGCGGTGAGTTTCAACCTGACCGTGGCGAATCCGACGTCGTTCGGGTTCATCACGGCCTACGCCTCCGGAACCACGCGGCCGAACTCCTCAAACATCAACTTCGCGACAGACCAAACGGTTCCGAACTCCGTGACGGTTCCAGTCGGCGTCGACGGCAAAGTCATCCTCTTCAACCGCTCCTCCGGCAGCACCCAGCTGATCGCCGACGTCGCCGGCTATTTCCTCGCCGGGACCCCGAGCGCTCCCGGCGCTTTCGTCCCGGTGACTCCGGCGCGACTCCTGGATACGCGCAGCAGCGCGCCTGCGGGGCCGGACGGGACGGTGTCCTTCCGGGTGGGCGGCGTGGGCGGGATTCCCCCCAACGTCGCGGCCGCTGTTTTCAACCTCACCGTCACCGGCCCGCAATCGTTCGGATTCATCACCGCCTACGCTTCGGGGAGCATCCGGCCGAATGCGTCCAATGTGAACTTCGCGAGCGGCCAGACTGTTCCGAGCTCCGTCACCGTCCCCGTGGGGGCCGACGGCAAGGTCACCCTCTTCAACCGTTCCGACGGCGCCACCCAGCTGATCGCCGACGTCGCGGGCTACTACCTTCCCTCCGCGTCAAGCAGTTCAGCGGTCACCTGGGGCAATAACCAATCCAGCCAACTGGGCAACGGGACCACCCCTTACCTCGCCAGTCCTGCCGGCGTCGCCGGCCTCTCCGGAGTCAAGTCGTTCGCCGGCGATGGATCCACCAGTTACGCGCTGCTGGCCGACGGGACCGTCCGCGCCTGGGGCAGCAACCAATCCGGCCAGCTCGGCAACGGAACCACCAACGACAGCAGCACTCCCGTGCAAGTCCAAGGCCTCACCGGAGTCACATCGATCGCGATCAACGGACGCACGGCGTACGCACTCCTCGGTGACGGGACCGTGCGCGCTTGGGGCGAAAGTTCCAGCGGACAACTCGGGGGCGGGATCACCTTCAGCAGCACGCCCCTCCAGGTCCAAGGCCTCACCGGCGTCACCGCGGTCACGGCCACCTATTACGGTGCATACGCCTTGCTCAATGACGGAACTGTCCGTGCTTGGGGTTCCAACTTCGTGGGTCAACTCGGCAACGGCACCACAGGCAGCGGAAGCAGCACACCGGTCCAGGTCGTCGGCCTCACGGGGGTCGCCGCCGTCATAGCGAGCGACTTCAGCGCCTACGCCCTGTTGTCCGACGGAACCGTCCGCACGTGGGGCGACAATTCGAGCGGGCAGCTTGGCAGCGGAACCTCCGCCAACAGCAGCAACACCCCGGTTCAAGTCCAAGGCCTCAGCGGAGTCACCTCCATCGTGGCCAACAACTACAACGCATACGCGCTGGTGGCCGACCGGACCGTGCGTTCCTGGGGCGCCAACGGGAGCGGCCAGCTCGGAAACGGGACGACATCAGAGAGCTACACCCCGGTCCGTGTGCAGGGCATCAGCAACGTCTCGTCCATGGCGGCTGGCAAAGGCAGTGCCTACGCCGTGCTGGGCGACGGGACAGCCCGGGCGTGGGGCCTCAACCAGTCCGGCCAACTGGGCAACGGGACCACCACCAACAGCACCACTGCCGTACAGCTAAGCGGTCTCACGGCGGCCGCGTCCATCACTGCCGACAAAGGGGATTCCAACAATCCGGTGGCGTATGCCGTGCTGCGTGACGGGACGGTCCGCGCCTGGGGAGTCAACCCGACAGGACAACTCGGAAACGGCGCTACCGCTAACAGCAACGTCCCCACCCAAGTCACGGGTCTCACCGGTCTCGCGGGAGCAGCATCGATCTCGGCGGCACGAGGGACCGCGTTCGCAGTGCTGGCAGACGGAACCATCCGCGCATGGGGTGACAACTACAACCACCAACTCGGCGTTACCGGCACAACATCGTTCAGCAGCGTGCCGCTTGGCATAACTGGACTGTCCGGGGTCGTCATGGGAGCCCAAAGCCCCGGCACCAAGTACGCGGCGCTGATCAACGGAACAGTGTGGGCCTGGGGTGGAAACAGTTTTGGCCAGCTCGGGAACGGCACAACGACCGACAGCAGCGTGCCCGTCCAAGTCAGCGGACTCTCCGGAGTCGTATCCATCACTGCCAGCGGAGGCACTGCCTACGCCCTGCTGGGCAATGGAACGGTGTGGGCGTGGGGCGACAATTCCTCAGGCCAGCTCGGCAACGCAACCACCAGCAACAGCAGCATCCCCGTTCAGGTCCTCGGGGTCGCCAAGGCCAGCTCCATCACAGCCAATGGGGACTCCGCCTACGCGGTACTGAATGACGGGACCGTCCGCGCCTGGGGCAGCAACCAGTCCGGGCAACTCGGCAACGGCACCAATGCGGTCAGCAATACCCCGGTCCAGGTCAGCGGTCTCGCAGGCGTCTCCGCCATCACGGCCAGTTACGGCACGGCCTACGCACTCCTGACTGACGGGACAGTCCGTGCCTGGGGTTACAACGGCTATGGCCAGCTGGGCAACGGCACCAACGCCAACGGCAACACGCCGGTCCAGGTCCAAGGCCTCACCGGCGCCGTGTCCCTCACAGCCAACGGCGGCACCGCCTACGCGGTGGTGGGGAACGGGACAGTCTTCGCTTGGGGGTTCGGCGCGTACGGCGAGCTAGGCAACGGCACCGCCAACAGCAGCACGCCGGTCCAAGTCCAGGGTCTCACCGCAGTAACCAGCGTCACCGCGAGTGAAATCTCGGCGTACGCGGTTCTCAGCGATGGAACGGTCCGCGCCTGGGGTGCCAATTGGTATGGGCAGCTCGGGAACGGCACCGCCACCGACAGCCGCACCCCGGTCCAGGTCCAAGGTCTCACCGGCGTGAGCTCGATGGCGTGCAACCTCCACGACGCATTCGCTGTGCTCAATGACGGAACCGTCCGCGCCTGGGGAGACAACCTGCAGGGTCAACTCGGCAACAGCACCACGAGCAGCGGCAATATTCCGGTCCAGGTCCAAGGCCTCACCGGCGTGACGAGCTTGTGGCTCTAG